From the genome of Macaca thibetana thibetana isolate TM-01 chromosome 8, ASM2454274v1, whole genome shotgun sequence:
TTTGTAAATAAGGAATCAATGCATAAGGAATAAAGTAAAAGACTGAAGACAAAAACTTGTAACTTTCCCAAAGGAGTTTTATGACAAGGTAATGTGAATGAAATAGATACACGACCCTACTTGAATCAAAGAGTATATCAAGGCCCACCGCAGGCATGTTTTGTCTCAAGTGCTACAGAGCTGCTCTACCCCACTGCCTTCTCACCAATGCCAatctctcctccctcctgtcAGGCCCCAACTTAGGTGCAATCAATAAAGGATACTGCTGTCATCCATCCACTGTCTTTCTAATCCATAAACGGAgttctttcatttcctctcttcATTTTCACAATGTACTACATAATTAAAACTACTATCCTCACACTAGAAATTACACTTCCTCACTTTGTTTGGAATCTACTACCCCACCTAGTAAAACAACTGTTCTGGagtattaaaaaatcaagacattctGATATGGGTAAGCAGAGATCAAGTAAACGGACCAATAGGCATAAACAATATGATGGTTATATCTGAATACTAATTTATGTATTGCATTAATTTGACCTTCATGTCTTTaccatattgtttttcttttctgagcagACTACGAAGTTAGATATTCGGGTGACTTTCCACAAGTATTCAGTATTGTTTCCCTTTGGTCTTGTTTGTAAATTCAAGGAAAACAATGCCAATTAGACTTGCATTTACTTTGCTTTGTTGAGTGTAAAATGAAAGTACTCAATTTCTACTTGATTAGAATGGCTAAGCCTACCAAGCTAGAAATGTGGAAGGTAATTTGAATATTCATAATCCATACTcgataaaagaaaattagctatgtcaaaaatatacataaatatgagTAATAATTGAAACCCAGTAAACATGTAAGAAAACTATTTTGCAAAGATAAATACTCAGTGTTCATCATTTTCATGCTCTCCCATGGTAGGTGGCTGCCTGCAAAAGAGCTGTATTAATGAGCAGgatcaatttgtttttgtttttgtttttgttttttgagagatcCATGTTACTCTTTAGGCTGCCATTCATTTTAAGTGTGTATATTTAAATGAAGCAAGAGTCAGCAATTTTGTTATAAGGAAAATATGGCATCCTATAGCTAAGTATATCTTGAATACCTAACCTCTGCTTATTTTACCCTTTTAATTACCACATGATGCTttgattttaaatgaaacaaaatatctGTTTTCCAAAAAAGATTACAAAATGAGTACTTTGTTTTAGGgttcatatttattttccaaatacttttATTGATCTTACAGAATAGTGTCTTGGTCTCTCTATTGCATTCAACAACACCAAAAATCTACAACGCTGGTGTCAACAGCAATAATTACTAAAAATTGAGCAAGCAATTTACAACTATCTGCAATTATGGAAAATGGATTCAAAAGGCATCTGTCGCAATAACAATAGTATTTATGTGTGTTAAGACACAAAAAGCCAACATAACTTTAGTACCTCAGGCATTTTTCTAATTGTGATATGTATACAAATTTTGGAAATTGAGGAGTACATTGACCAGTCACCaataatcatgaaaaagaaaatacatataagtGCCTATTTAGCTAATAATGTGTTTAACTCTAGCTTGACATTGTGTGATACTGTAATCCCTTACAAAGCATTAGAAATCAGTCACATTTGcctcaagctttttttttaaacagaagaatAATCTGATGAAGATGCCCTTATTCCAGAAACTGAGGTCATTACTATCTTTGCTCGAAACATTTTAGAAGAGTTGGTGAACAAAAAGAACACCCAATCTTAGTCTACTGGATGAACAGCGACATCTAGTGGTCATTGTATCCCTAAACAAACGCCTTAAAAGCATAAACTCAAGTATCCATGAAATATGTGAAATTGCCACTATCTTTAATGTATTTCCAAAGAAACTGTACAAGGAAATTATAAACACATTCTATAAAGATTCCCTATGATTCAGGAATAATATAAATTGAAGGAAAAGTTAACCATGgacttctaatttttattaacaaCCTTTTCACAGGTAAATATCCTTCagagatttttataaaaatccaatttttatttcttcatgactcAGTTCTTGTTTCTAACAGAGTGacataaagaactcaaacactaTGAACTAATGAATAATAAGTTCTATGGCTCTTATGAGTACATGGATTGGTATGTACCAGCAACAGATTCAGACACTCCATATGATGACACACTAATGtgcaaatttaaaatgttactacTTAAAAAGCTGCTACTCAATTATTGTCTGATTGAGTTTACTCTGGAGGTCTTAGTAATCTTTTGTAAATCGGGAACATATAGTTCATCAAGGTTTTCTAATATAACTAGGTCACGAAATGGAATTACAGTCCATCAAAATAGAATTAAAGAATCATTTTACCACCAAAAAGTCATTGCTTCCTAGGCATGCGCCTTTCCTATTAATGATAAAGTTAGTACATTCTTTGGCTACTGTTGTTCACAGGGACCTCGGCACATCATCTCTATGCCTGCTACCCACCAGACACCACAAATGGCTCCTAAGGCCTTCACGGCCAGCTCCAGGGTGCCTTCTTGTGACCATGAAAGACTTTTTCTGAGCACAAACCATTTGCTGCAGTTCCATGGTTATTCATGGGACACACTGGGACTATCCCTTCCAGATGAACTGAGGTATCCTCCCCAAATCCCTTAAACATACATGAATGAATACAGGTATGCATCACTATCTATCCTTTTAATTCATCTTCCCTAGATTAACTGCCAAGTGCTAAGACTAGACTTTTCTAACAAGTTTTTGTTAGTATCATAAACAGATGAAAGATCTGGACAACAATTTTTGTGTTAACACACCAGCCTCCCCAAATGAAGAATGAACATATTTGGTGCTCCCAGGTCATCAAAATACCCACTACCCAGCCATATGACATGCTAGTGATTAGCTGGGACATTCACATAAATGCCACTTAGGTGCACGAAGAGGGCTATAGAGGCCACCCTTTCTACCTCCCACTGGACATGACCATCCAGAGGAATGGTATCTCACAGGCACCATCTAAAACAGTAAGGAACCATTACCACTTGGTAATTCAAATTGCGGACCATCTGAAATGGTAAGGAATCATCTTAATATCACTTAAGACTTTTACATAAATGCTAGGCAGATGTGTTCCAATGAGCATCACATTTCCAAGTATATAAGCACTTAATCTTACTAAAGCAATGTGTGTGATTcataagcatttaaaattaaCGCTGATGTCAAATGAGATGCTATACATATAAAGCCTGGGGTTCTCTCCAGCCCACTATCCCCAGTGATTCCCTAGTCCTCTCCTAAGAGTTCTCAATTACAGGAGTGTATGTGTGGGCAGTGGCCACAAGTAACTAAATGTGAGGTTTACCAATGGGACAGACAGTCATGAATTTTGGAGGCACCCAAAGTTTACTTTCTATTGCTCTACCCTATACAGACttcattctctcatttttccTTATCTCTTTGCCTTCCTATCTCTGCCTGGAGCTGGCAGTCGTAGAATGAAGCAATTTTGTGTCCTATTGCTATCTGAACCCCTGTATTGTGTAACAAAGATGACTTctgaattttaggaaaaaatactgCTAACTACTCAATAAGACAGACTCAGAGAGCTATTGGCAATCATAAGGTCTAGCTAAATGCTTGGATGAGCTGCCACCATAAGATCCCAACAAACCTAGAAATAATTTGGTCTGGGTCTAAATGCTAATATCATGCTGCCAAGCCTCTTTCTGAAAAGCATAAAAGCAAAATATCCCACTCCTGCAAGCAAACCAACCACAAGGGTCGTGCCAAGAACTTTTGGGGCCCTTTTCTTGGCCACCCGGAATGCTGTTGGCAGCACTGCAGAGATTAATATATTGTTGACATGTCCTAAAACCttgttaaatgtttttctcttcaaGACACGCTCGTAATAGGTTTCCAAGTTTGGTCGCTTTCCGTTTCCCCAGTTTCTCCTTGCAAACCCCAGGAACTTCAGTCGATGCAATGTGACAGCAAGTGAGACGTCTGCCAGGGTGAAGGATTCACCGCAGAGCCAAGGTTGCTGGCCCTCTTCTAATTAGAGAAAGGGACATAGAGAATTAGAGGCAAGCACTCTACAGACAGACTCCAGCTGGTATCAGTGGTCTCAGCCTTCAGAGTGAGTGTGAGTATACCAAAAGATGAAGgccattatgtatttattttcttgacagCCACACTCAGAGAGTAatttcatgctttaaaaaaagaaaaaatgtccatGCAAATGTATCCTAGGCCAAAGGAGACTTGCTTGACGTCTGTCAGCCATCCAGGTCCCTATGTAAGACTGCAGCCACTTGAGCTTATCACTTTGTAAAGGACACTAAGGGGATGGGAGCCTCCAAGTTGGTTAAAAGACACTTCCTTCTTGTTTATAAACACAGTTCTGCTTTAGAGAAATTCATAAAGCTGAGTCTGAAACATCACTCAGTGGCTACTGCTCTTAGTCACTTAAAGCAGAAGAGCTTTTGTGACAGGTAACAGTCTTCAACTCTAGTCAGAGTAGCATAAATGGCCCACGTGTATACACCTATGTCTTAACCTTGAAGCCAGTTCACTGGCACGTGCATGCTTACCAGCCAGTTTACAGATGCCCATGTGCTGGCCCCCTTATTACACTTTAGATTGGAGGCTGTTTCCCTGCCTAAGGAAAAAACTAGAGGGAACATTCAAGCAATTACTCAAGTTATTCAACCAAACTAATTACTATAATTACAAATCTGTAAAACAGTTAGGTAAAAATCTCCCAAGCATAATTGAAATTATGCAGAAAAATCCTTCATGTAAATGCAGACTACTTCATGTAGGTGAGTTAC
Proteins encoded in this window:
- the GDAP1 gene encoding ganglioside-induced differentiation-associated protein 1 isoform X3 encodes the protein MPDKGSMYYPRVQHYRELLDSLPMDAYTHGCILHPELTVDSMIPAYATTRIRSQIGNTESELKKLAEENPDLQEAYIAKQKRLKSKLLDHDNVKYLKKILDELEKVLDQVETELQRRNEETPEEGQQPWLCGESFTLADVSLAVTLHRLKFLGFARRNWGNGKRPNLETYYERVLKRKTFNKVLGHVNNILISAVLPTAFRVAKKRAPKVLGTTLVVGLLAGVGYFAFMLFRKRLGSMILAFRPRPNYF